A window of Zonotrichia leucophrys gambelii isolate GWCS_2022_RI chromosome 6, RI_Zleu_2.0, whole genome shotgun sequence genomic DNA:
agctggagagcagccccgtggaaagggacctgggggccCTGGTCAGTGGGAAGTTGACCATGAGCCAGCAGGAATCTgtgtcagaggaggtttaggctggatgtTGGGAAGAGgattttcacccagagggtggccaggcactggaacagaggagtggtcacagcaccaagcctgccaGAGTTCAATAcgtgtttggacaatgctctcaggcacacggtgtgattcttggggctgtcctgtgcagggccaggagctggactcgatgatcttcagaggtcccttccagctgaggatattctatgattctattacATCATGCTTCAGGAGAGAAAAACCCCtttacacattttaaattattgttcCTGTAGAACTTACAATCTTTCTTTAAAGTCTAGTTCACACAACATTACTGCATTATTGGACATGTCACTGAATTAAATATGACTACAGAATTCAATTACCATCAATGGGATCATGAAATACGTTATTTTCATCTGCAAAACTTCTGGTGCCTGAAATATTCCCATAATCAAATATTGGTCCTTCCAACAGGGTCACGATATCTATTCGATTAATTTTTGTCAATACAGAAGTTAAGgcatcagctgaaaaaaaaaaaagcaaaacacatcaGAAAAAGGTTCAGCATTGCAGAACTGTGTGATCATTTTTCTCAATTACATTCAAACTGCATTACTTACAAATTACTGTCATGTCCCAATGCCTTTGGTTCTAGCAAAGCCCAGCATTTGCCTGAGCAGTCATTCAGCTGCCTACTTATTCAACATACACATCTATTATGAGTCTACACTTTCTCCAAGTATAATTACATTACAACACAAAAGGCACAAAGAATAAGGTCAGATAGTTCTTAAAGAACATATTTACTTACTACTGacacaaaatattcttttactGGAGTGTAAAGGGAGAGTAAAAATCCTTTTACCATTCTGTTTTGAGGCAGAATATGCAGTCATGTAGGTAATAATGCATATAAGGCTATTCATGCAGTACATCATGAAATCTCATTTACAGTAATCCTGTTGTGAGAGCACAGTAATACTGGAAATCACTTCTACAGTGAAAGAGATCAAAGGAGACTCAAATGGTGTGTAGGAGTTGGTGGATCAGAGAAGGGTAACGAACACCATTCACACCTCACAAAAATCAACCCCTCTCTTTCAATTTGAGCAATTCAAGTGAAATGTACAGATGATAAACTCATAATCATCAGCACAGAATCAGCGTCTCCATCACTCCTCATAGGAGGAGTTTAGTCTTTTCCTATGACCTGCAAATTAGTGAGACTACCTAAACTTTCCAGGCAGTCATTTCCATGTTCTACATTCCTTGCTATTGGAAAGTTTTGCCTTTTATTGTCTTTACTGGAGCTCAAGTTCATTACCTGTTCTATCAGTTATGGATGTGGAGAACAGATCATTTCCTTCTGCATATATAGTGAATAAATATGACATATTTCTGACTCCTGGTAAAAATGCACCTGAAACTTCTTTTTTCATTGATGGTTTGTGAAGGACATTCATAATGTTTTCTTCAACTTGGCAACAACTGAAATGGGCTATAACTTATAAACAACAAAAGTAACTACTTGAACTTACTTGTAGCATTTTTCCCATCTCTGGTAAcccatttttttaataacatgaAGCTTTGAGCAATAAGAGAATTCGGGTTTTCTACTCGGATTTGATTTATTTCATCCACAGAAAAATTCAGTTCTCTTGCCAGTTctataaagacaaaaaaagcaagcgagaaaagaaaacaaacccaaaaacaccaaagaaagcaaaaatcccTCAATTGTGTTGTCAAGCTTAAAAAAACTAACTTTCATAAAAACTAACATAGGTCACAGAGACATCAACAAAACTCCCTGACACAAACTTTACAGATAACAATGAACATGGCATTATATCCCCATACTTCCTAAGCCTCTCAGCTCCTTGGGAGAACATCCCGACAGGAAAGCCATTCAGctattttctctttgatttaCCGAAAGATCAAGGAATAATTTCCTATTAGGCATCTTTGCCCAGCAACACATTGCACATTTTGGGAAGCTGTGAATTTGGCAGAGCCTGATGCAGTCTTGCTGCGTCTTTTGGTAAAAGAATACCTAAACACATGCAATAGCAAAGACAGATTTCAATATCAAAGCAGAAAAGCTTACCTGTCCAGCTAAGTCCTAGGTGATCAGCTACAATTGCCATCCTTATATCTGTCCGTTCACATGGACTCTGTGGACCTGTGATTTACAATTTCTCAATTAAAAAGGTTTTGCACAGAAAACCACAATACCGGATAATagtttataataaataatagcTTTAATTGACTAAGTTGACAGTGCTTATATTGTTTACTAGAATGGTTGTGTGACCTAATAAcctacaaaacaaaattttttcaCAACTTTTAGATTTTCACCTGTGTAAAGCCAAAATGTAAAACTACATGATGTCGTGTAATGAAACCAAACATGCTGACAATCTATCTGTTAGACTGTAGACAAGTTGTTGAATTACTGGTGAAAACCACCAAGGCCAGATTATTGTCTATTTTCTCTACTTTGACAGAACAAATATACTGTCACAAAAGACATCTTTCAATTTCTGAGTTACATCAATTTCTGAGTTACATGAATGTAGCTTTGGCATGCTTCACTAGCTTTCTACAGTACAGAATTTgtttgaaggaagaaaaaagagaataagaCAGCACATACAGATGACAATGACAGAATGAAAACTACAGTTAAGTCACTCCACAGGCAATCACAACAGTTCATGCACTAGGATCAACAAGTTGAAAGTTTTACAAACTAGGCTTGATCTCCACGAGGTGAGCCATGAGAGCTCCAGAAACCTGACTGCCTTCATTCTCACCAGTCCTCTtactcctcctcctctcacTGTCGGCCTTTTCACTCTTTGATTTTATAGATGCTGCCTCTGTTCTCATGTCTCTAGCAGACTTCGGTGTAATGGAAGGCAGGTAAACTTGAGTAGCTTCTGATAAGGATGTGTTCCTTGATGTACTGTCTTCTTCATCATCAGAGACCTCTGACTGcatctttttctcttcatcaGAAAGACGATCCACAAGCTTTAATGTCTCACCACTAATTCCCTTAAAATATTCAATAGAATGTTTACATACCTCCCTaagctgatttttctttactttaaCTGTTGTCATGGTGACGGAGGTAGATCTTACCTTTACTGGTAATTTAGAAGgaagttgttttggtttttctttctctacctGCTCTTGttttggcagggctggagtTCTTCTAGCTACATTACTCCTATGTGTGTTTTTTACAGGAATCCTAGACCTTGCTTCTAGACAGGGagaagaattattttgttttgctttgtcgGGCTTACTAGCCTCTTTCGCTTTACTCCCTGTATTGCTTTGGAGATTATTTTGGGAAAAGACTTGTTTTACTGAGCTGGCCTTTACAGGAAGCTTTGATTTTCCTCTAGCTCCTACCAACTCTGTTGACTTTTGCTGCTCTCCGTGTGGCTTTTGCTTATCTCTTACTCTGTGTCCTTGTGTTGTCCCTGTACCTTTTCCTGAAGTGCTTTTCGCTTGATTAGCTTTCTGGAGGGAACATTTCGGTTCCAAATGTTCTTTTAGCACTACATTACAGGGAATATCATCTGTAGGGACAGCAGATGAATCCaaattgttgttgttattaaaattatcttttggaaaatcagtgttttctgtttgcCTACAGCTCGTCTGGCTAGAAGCTGAACTCGCAATCACTTCTACAGTTTCATTTTCTAATCCCTCACCACTTGGCATCACAGCTTCTATCTTATCTGTCACTTCTCCAGGGCCATCTTTCTTCAGAGTCATGGTGGaagcagaaattcccattttaattGGTGTGCGCAATTTGGGATCAACTTTGGAAGCGTTTACTGCTGCCGATGATTTCTCCAGGGAGTTACTACCAAGTGTTTGTTCCATGCAATCTCCACTGGCCTGGATGCCGGGCTTATTTTCAACTGCTGTTGTTTCTACTGGTCTCTCTAGGGTTGTTTCTACagtgctgtcccctgcctgtggctgtgtgATGGCAGTGACTGTACTTTTATCCCCTTCCCCCTTGTCCCCTGACTTCCCTTCAGAAGTATGCTCACCAATCTGAAAAAATTGGAGTCTTTCTTCAACAAAATCCCTCTTGCTCATGTCAATTGCACCACTGCGAGTCATCTCAAACATCTTCCCCTCATGAAATGGGAAGGGGTTGGGCTCGCTAGTTGGCGTACTCTCATCTGTTGGAGTTCTGGCTGGTGTGGTGTCAGGTGTTGTTGCTTGAGATCTGTCTTCCACTGCCAGACCAAATGGCTTAGCCTCATCCTCCCTCGATTTAGTCTCAAACACTTCATCGTCACCTCGGTTATTCGACCACGGGTCAAAATCTAGACTCTTGGTGGCCACAGTTTTGAAGGGTGTCGCGAATTCTTCGTCTACTTTGTAACTGAAATACGAGTCAGGAAATACAGTCCTGTCAGGGTGTCTGccttccaaagagaaaaactgtGCCCCTGACTTCTTATCGCTCTTATCTCCAGCTTTGTCAGAAGATGGACCTTTGGAAGGTGTCTTGTCTTCTTCAGGGCCTACCTTGCCTTCCTCCTCAATGACTTCAAGCTTACTCTGGCTAAAGCAGCGATCAGTCTGCTTTAGAATGCCTTCTGTAGTCCATACGTCCTTTTTGGTTTCAACTGCCGGACCTGCAAGTTTAGAATCACTCTCAGTTAAACCATCATCTTCATCTTGCAAATCATAACCGTCCAGAGAGTCAATCTCTGTCGCATCGGTATCATGGGAGAATTCTGCAGTGGTTGCTATGGAACACTCTGTGACAGACTGGTCATTGTTACTCCCATTTTGCACTACATCATTCTGGGGTGAATCAACCCCATTGTCAAACTCATTGGGTTTCCCAGAAGTGGGATGTCCTAACTCTTTCTGTTTCTCAATCTTTTCAGGGGCTTTGGGTTTTGAGGTCTCTTTGTGGTCATCTTCCAGCTCTTTCAGTTTGAACGTATACTTTTTAAGCGGAACGGGCTGATAGAGGGATTCATCATCACTGGAGTCACTGACATCTGCTCCCGGTGGCACAGGAGAAGGTGGCTGCACTCTGATGACAGGTTCAGCCAGCTGGCACTTGTCGTGTTCATCTTGCAAGTTCACTTCAGTCATCTCCATCTCACTCTCAGTGGAATAATGAGGCTTCTTTTCTGATTCACCTTGATCTGCATCCAgtggtggaggaggagggaattCAATATAGGCAACTCTGTTACCTTTGGGTCTTTTGTTAGAGTCCTTATTTATGAGATTAGGTAATGTTTTGTCAATCTGTGGTTCCTCAACCTCTGCCTGTTTCACAGATGTTGTCTTAgcctctgcttcctcctctgaCTCCTCAGACACCTCAGGAATAGGGCTGGGCTTGCCTGGGATATAAGCTATTAGTGAGTCAGGTGTTTTAGATGTAAACTCGTAACTCACTTCCTCTGAACTCGGTGTTTCTGGTGTTAAAGGGCTTTTACCAGAGCTGTCTATAAAGGACACTTGTTCTAGCGTGTCATCCTCTGGACTACCTTGTGGAGAAGGAGGCTGTTTCTGCTGCCTAGCTGTGTAAAATGTCCCCCTCGTCTCTTGTACTGTCTTACTTTCCTGActgacaatttttttaatactacCTTGTTGCACCTCTTTCTCATATTGCTTTCCTACTTGAACAAAACTGACATAAACAGGTAAAgtcttaatttcttttactCCCTCAGTGCTCACTAGCGGTGCAACTTTATTCAAGTAATCACTGGCACCGGGGTCAGCTATGTCACTTGAAGGAAATTCCTTTCCTGGGCTACATTCTAAAGAATCTGGTGATTTGCTAGGGGATAGCTCTGTTTCCTCAGCAGGAGGACTTAGACCTATTGAGCTCTGCTGCTTGGTAACCTTTCTGATTTCTGAATGCTTTACTTTTTCATCTTCCACATAATCAATCTGCCTTTCAACTTTCTCCTGAATCACAGCTGATTGGGATACTTTAGCTGAAAGTTCATAGACACCATCAAGCATGGCTCTCTTCTCCTCAACAATTCTGACTGGGATATGGGACACAgcaatttcttctttccttttggaTACTTTATCAGCCACTTCACCATTACGTTCCCCCTCCCTGACAACAAATTCTCTGTATAAAACCCTTTTTGAGGGGGATTTTACAGTCAGTTCCTTCACTTCTTCCGAATGGATTCCATTTGAGGCCACTTTGTGCTCTGTCACAGTGATAAATTCACTTTTTTGGTCAGTTTTAGATTCAGCATGATCAACATGGTTTTCTTTTACTGTATCTGGAACCAGCACATGTgaaagcttttccttctgcGTTTTATGGTTAGAAGTTCCAGGACTTTCCCACGTCCTATAGATTTTTTTGTCCCAGTGTCCCTTCGCCGTTGAGTCTGAGCCATACACCAGGTCTTTTGCCCGTGGTTCTGAAATGCATTCTGCCACGCCTTTCCTCATCTCAGTTCTTTGTGTGTCTGAAGCACGAGAGTCTTCCACAGCTTTCCCTTTACCTGGAACAAGGTCTTCCTGTATTTTCACCTCTTTCTGTAAAGCTGTGCTCCCATCAATGACCTCTATTTGCTTTGCGTGCTTCTCTCTTGAATAGGACTGATACACTGGTAACTTACtttcttgcaatttttttaCTGGAATTTTGGACTGACCATCcagctttttctcttcttgagTTACGTCCTTACTTCTGGGACTTATACCTTGCTCAAATTTAAGCCTAATGGAACTGAGCTTTGATTGCTTCAGCTGAAATCCAGTCTCAGGCACTCCAGTCTGCTGAGCGCTTCCTTTGTGTTCCATAGTTCGTTTAGAGTCCTCTGCAGGTTGCACATATATCCTTTTTTCAGGACTGCTGGGCAAACTGGATGCTTTCCTTTCATCCACCTTGGGAAAGCACTTCCCATCGTGTGCATACTGCTTCACCTTACTCCAATCATCCCCAGATGATGGCAATTCAGAGAGCAGAACCTTctcggggctgctgctggcagagctctggctaGAATGTATTTCCTTGCCATTTTTtttatgctgctttttctctggAGACTGTAGCTCATCATTCAACTTCTCTGTTTTATCCCGAAAAAACTGGGATACTTCAGTcagtttttcttctgcctctttAACAGTCCTGTCCACCCTGTCTTCATATATCAACTTTTCTCTACCTCTGTCTAATCTGTCCTCAGTAAAGCGCATCCACATTGCATGTTTGTGACTACTAACATCTCCAGTGTAGTGTAACACTGTCACTTTATCATAATGATCCTCCTTAGACATTTTACCTACACCATTTTCAGATACATCTTTATAGATTTTGGAGATAATCTCTTTTTTGGGGGCAGTAGCTACTTTTTCTCTGCATCGTTTATCAGTCCCCTGTAACTCTACACTAAGGGGTAGAGCATGGTCAGTAACTGACTCCTCAGTATCAGAATGAGACACATCTAGCTTTTCTGAAAGAAGCATTTTCTCAGCAAACCTGTAAGACTCCCCTCTTAGTTCTGACAACTCATCATCATGGTATTCTACTGAGTGCTGACTCAAAAGCTTCAGTGTTTTGTAAGAGTCATCAGACATGAGTTGAGCAGAACTAGGGCGACTGTCTTCTTCCTGGGACACGGGAGTGTTAACTCTAGAGGATTCCAGATAAGAAGGAAGTGACTCTTCGGCCGTGAGCTCCTCTTCTTCTTGCTGACCTTGTTCGTCTGAACAAGGAAAAGCATCATGTTTTTCCAACTCTTTTAAGTTAATATCTCCCCGAGGTAAGTCTTTCTGATATAcatacatttctttttctggatgcttttttgtttctctaatAATGACTTCAGTAGGTTCAGCCTGATTACCTTGTTCAATATGGACCTCTATTATTCGCTCCAGTTTGGGTTTCATTTTGCTGTCCTTCTCTGCATGTTGTGGTGAAGTTTCAGCAGACTTGCTAACATCGGGCGTTACTGATGATTTATGTTCAAACAGACCTGCCAGTTCTTTGGAAGGGTCACGTCCAGACTGAAAGGCTTTCATTATGTCATGAACAGACATTGTTTCCTCAATTCTTTCAGAGGTGCTTTCTGTGCACGGAGGTTTATGATAAACCATCCTAGTTGTTGTAGTGATATGAGTTTCTTCTTTTACTCGGACACCTTTACCAAGGACGCACTTATGGTCGTCCTCTTCACTGCCACTGGCTTTCATTTGAAAAGCTTTAACCTTCTCTTTAATGGACCCAGAAGGTTTTTGCTCCAGCTCCATAAATGTAGGGGAAGGTTTTGAAGCTGGTAGCTCCTCTGCCTTCTGCTCTGGAATATCTTCCGAAGATGGTTCGTAGCTGCGGATGACGTGAACTACTTCAGTTCTTGTTTCTGTAATGACAGGAGGGATGGGCACATCATGGAAAAGTGGTTTTGGCCCTGTGCTTTCAGCACTTTGTGGGGCAGAAGGTGTCTTTTCGCTCCTCGTTTCAAAGCCACTGTCAGACAAGGGACTTTTATCTTGATCATGTTGAGAAAAGTCATCTGGAGACTCCAAAATAGTGTCTGTTCCAAAAAAGGAGTCTGCAATTTTACATAACTCCTTTTCCGATGTTGAAGGCCTCATGGAGGCTGGAGGCATTTTAAGTTTATGTTCCTGCAAAGCGATGGCTGGTTTTAAAATGCGCTTTTGTCTCTCTtcaccttcttttttcccctcttcaaaCTTGTACTTTATGTTTGTTAATGAACTGCTACCGATATCATTCGCTAAGTAATCAATAACTTTTGACAAGCTATAATCCTTTTCCGACAtggttttagttttaatttGGACCTTCTCTGGAACAGATATAGGAGGGCTTGTCAAAGCTTGCTGTCTCGCTTCATCAATCTCCTCTGTACTGAACTCTACCCAGTCATCCTCAGACAGGTGTCCTTGATCACTTTTGGGTACTTTAGCCGACCCTTTACTTTCTAAACACACATCCTTTTTCAGAATCTCACTAACTTTTACTAAGTcctcttttactttctcaacAATTTTAAAGGGCTCTTCATCATCAATTCTACCCTCTTTTGGTATGTCAGGTTGGAACGGCTTGTCCTCTGCGACATCTGTCTGCAATATCGCAGTCATTCTTATCAGATCCTCTTTCATTTCAGCAACATCTTTCAGTATCTCCTGACTGGAGGATAAGGAAGATGGTGTGGACAGTTTGAGAGCAGAGGGTGCTAAAAACAAGGATGATTTTATTGGAGATGAAGTTCGAGTAAAGGTAGGCTGCGTGCGCGCCTCTGTAGTCAATGTTTTAATAGGTGACAGTAATGCAGCGGCTGATTTTGTAAGCGAAGACGACTCTGGGAGCTTCTTTAATGCTGGTTCAGACAAAACATTGACTACAGAATATACTGGCACTGTTATTGTTGATGAAGTTACTGATGAGGTAGTTGCAGATATTGACCCAAGGGCTGTGTACAAAGCACCTGCAGGAGGAGTTCTCATTGACTGGAAAGCTGATGGTGCTGAAGACACAAATGACCTGAGTGGAGAAAATGACATTGTTGTAGCTGTTGAAAACACTCTCTCAGCCGTGTCAGCAACTGCGTTAGCAGCACAAGTTGCAGaatgtgcagctgcagagatctTGTCTTGAAAAACACCTGCAGCTTTGGATCCATTTATTAAGTTGGCAGAGGATGGGTATTTCAGAGGTGACACAGACCCATTGAGCAATGGTACATCTGTGTGCCCAGCTACATGTTTTGCTGGCGACGAGAGAGACGAGGCCATCATGACTTTAGTGGATGAAACAGCATCAACTGCTGACTTAGCAGGTGACACCACTGACTTTAGAGGGGACGATAAAAGTGAGGATGCTGATGTGATGACCGATTTAAGCGGCAAGCTCGAAGAGTACATGTTAATGTTGGATTTGGGGGATGCTGGAGGCGTCATGGTTATGGATGATCTCTCCAAGAGAGATCCTGCTGTAGTCACTGGAGATGTCCGAGAGGGGAATGTGGTAGTGGAGGCCAGCCCTTTGAGACTGGCAGCTTCTGTGACTGCGGGAGCTCTGATGAAAGAGCCTGAAGTGACCTGCATGTTGTAGGGAGGCTGCGAGACCACAGTTTTTATTGGCGAAGAGATTGTCCGAAACGATCTAATCGGAGATGCTACATCACTAACAGATTTAACTGAAGACGTGGTAGAAGCTCCTAACGTGGATTTGATTGGAGAAGTAGAAGAAACAGACCATATTGATTTTAATGGGGAAGCTGTAGGAGTGTTAGAGGAAGAGCTTGATAAGGAAGTGAAGCCTGATTTGGTTTGCCCAGGCACTGTAATTGGAGCTGTTGTCCATGACTGATATGGCCGTGTTGAAAAGAATGGCTTGTATGAGTAAGTAGCAGGTAGGGATCTTGTTGCTCCTGCACTCCGTTCAACTGTTTCTTAAATtgttaaattaaaatcaaacataaaaatcaacaaaaatgGTTGAAAAACAGAGAGACCAGAGAAGAAAATTGGTCAGTAAACGTTGTAATATTACAAAAAGC
This region includes:
- the ANK3 gene encoding ankyrin-3 isoform X15; amino-acid sequence: MAHAASQLKKNRDLEINAEEETEKKRKHRKRSRDRKKKSDTNASYLRAARAGNLEKALDYLKNGVDINISNQNGLNALHLASKEGHVEVVSELIQRGASVDAATKKGNTALHIASLAGQAEVVKVLVTNRANVNAQSQNGFTPLYMAAQENHLEVVKFLLDNGASQSLATEDGFTPLAVALQQGHDQVVSLLLENDTKGKVRLPALHIAARKDDTKAAALLLQNDHNADVESKSGFTPLHIAAHYGNINVATLLLNRGAAVDFTARNDITPLHVASKRGNANMVKLLLDRGAKIDAKTRDGLTPLHCGARSGHEQVVEMLLDRGAPILSKTKNGLSPLHMATQGDHLNCVQLLIQHNVPVDDVTNDYLTALHVAAHCGHYKVAKVLLDKKANPNAKALNGFTPLHIACKKNRIKVMELLLKHGASIQAVTESGLTPIHVAAFMGHVNIVSQLMHHGASPNTTNVRGETALHMAARAGQTEVVRYLVQNGAQVEAKAKDDQTPLHISARLGKADIVQQLLQQGASPNAATTSGYTPLHLSAREGHEDVASVLLDHGASLSIITKKGFTPLHVAAKYGKIEVANLLLQKNASPDASGKSGLTPLHVAAHYDNQKVALLLLDQGASPHASAKNGYTPLHIAAKKNQMDIATTLLEYGADANAVTRQGIAPLHLASQDGHVDMVSLLLARSANVSLSNKSGLTPLHLAAQEDRVNVAEVLVNQGAAVDAQTKMGYTPLHVGCHYGNIKIVNFLLQHSAKVNAKTKNGYTPLHQAAQQGHTHIINVLLQHGAAPNELTVNGNTALAIAKRLGYISVVDTLKVVTEETMTTITVTEKHKMNVPETMNEVLDMSDDEVRKANAPEILSDAEYLSDVEEGEDAMTGDTDKYLGPQDLKELGDDSLPAEGYMGFSLGARSASLRSFSSDRSYTLNRSSYARDSMMIEELLVPAKDQHLTFQREFDSDSLRHYSWAADTLDNVNLVSSPIHSGFLVSFMVDARGGSMRGSRHHGMRIIIPPRKCTAPTRITCRLVKRHKLASPPPMVEGEGLASRLVEMGPAGAQFLGPVIVEIPHFGSMRGKERELIVLRSENGETWKEHQYDSKHEDLTEILNGMDEELDSAEELEKKRICRIVTKDFPQYFAVVSRIKQESNQIGPEGGVLSSTTVPRVQAAFPEGALTKRIRVGLQAQPVPEEIVKKILGNKATFSPIVTVEPRRRKFHKPITMTIPVPPPSGEGVTNGYKGDTTPSLRLLCSITGGTSPAQWEDITGTTPLTFSNDCVSFTTNVSARFWLADCHQVLETVGLATQLYRELICVPYMAKFVIFAKMNDPVESNLRCFCMTDDKVDKTLEQQENFEEVARSKDIEVLEGKPIYVDCYGNLAPLTKGGQQLVFNFYAFKENRLPFSIKVRDTSQEPCGRLSFLKEPKTTKGLPQTAVCNLNITLPAHKKETESDQDDETEKADRRQNFVSLALRKRYSYLTEPGMIERSAGATRSLPATYSYKPFFSTRPYQSWTTAPITVPGQTKSGFTSLSSSSSNTPTASPLKSIWSVSSTSPIKSTLGASTTSSVKSVSDVASPIRSFRTISSPIKTVVSQPPYNMQVTSGSFIRAPAVTEAASLKGLASTTTFPSRTSPVTTAGSLLERSSITMTPPASPKSNINMYSSSLPLKSVITSASSLLSSPLKSVVSPAKSAVDAVSSTKVMMASSLSSPAKHVAGHTDVPLLNGSVSPLKYPSSANLINGSKAAGVFQDKISAAAHSATCAANAVADTAERVFSTATTMSFSPLRSFVSSAPSAFQSMRTPPAGALYTALGSISATTSSVTSSTITVPVYSVVNVLSEPALKKLPESSSLTKSAAALLSPIKTLTTEARTQPTFTRTSSPIKSSLFLAPSALKLSTPSSLSSSQEILKDVAEMKEDLIRMTAILQTDVAEDKPFQPDIPKEGRIDDEEPFKIVEKVKEDLVKVSEILKKDVCLESKGSAKVPKSDQGHLSEDDWVEFSTEEIDEARQQALTSPPISVPEKVQIKTKTMSEKDYSLSKVIDYLANDIGSSSLTNIKYKFEEGKKEGEERQKRILKPAIALQEHKLKMPPASMRPSTSEKELCKIADSFFGTDTILESPDDFSQHDQDKSPLSDSGFETRSEKTPSAPQSAESTGPKPLFHDVPIPPVITETRTEVVHVIRSYEPSSEDIPEQKAEELPASKPSPTFMELEQKPSGSIKEKVKAFQMKASGSEEDDHKCVLGKGVRVKEETHITTTTRMVYHKPPCTESTSERIEETMSVHDIMKAFQSGRDPSKELAGLFEHKSSVTPDVSKSAETSPQHAEKDSKMKPKLERIIEVHIEQGNQAEPTEVIIRETKKHPEKEMYVYQKDLPRGDINLKELEKHDAFPCSDEQGQQEEEELTAEESLPSYLESSRVNTPVSQEEDSRPSSAQLMSDDSYKTLKLLSQHSVEYHDDELSELRGESYRFAEKMLLSEKLDVSHSDTEESVTDHALPLSVELQGTDKRCREKVATAPKKEIISKIYKDVSENGVGKMSKEDHYDKVTVLHYTGDVSSHKHAMWMRFTEDRLDRGREKLIYEDRVDRTVKEAEEKLTEVSQFFRDKTEKLNDELQSPEKKQHKKNGKEIHSSQSSASSSPEKVLLSELPSSGDDWSKVKQYAHDGKCFPKVDERKASSLPSSPEKRIYVQPAEDSKRTMEHKGSAQQTGVPETGFQLKQSKLSSIRLKFEQGISPRSKDVTQEEKKLDGQSKIPVKKLQESKLPVYQSYSREKHAKQIEVIDGSTALQKEVKIQEDLVPGKGKAVEDSRASDTQRTEMRKGVAECISEPRAKDLVYGSDSTAKGHWDKKIYRTWESPGTSNHKTQKEKLSHVLVPDTVKENHVDHAESKTDQKSEFITVTEHKVASNGIHSEEVKELTVKSPSKRVLYREFVVREGERNGEVADKVSKRKEEIAVSHIPVRIVEEKRAMLDGVYELSAKVSQSAVIQEKVERQIDYVEDEKVKHSEIRKVTKQQSSIGLSPPAEETELSPSKSPDSLECSPGKEFPSSDIADPGASDYLNKVAPLVSTEGVKEIKTLPVYVSFVQVGKQYEKEVQQGSIKKIVSQESKTVQETRGTFYTARQQKQPPSPQGSPEDDTLEQVSFIDSSGKSPLTPETPSSEEVSYEFTSKTPDSLIAYIPGKPSPIPEVSEESEEEAEAKTTSVKQAEVEEPQIDKTLPNLINKDSNKRPKGNRVAYIEFPPPPPLDADQGESEKKPHYSTESEMEMTEVNLQDEHDKCQLAEPVIRVQPPSPVPPGADVSDSSDDESLYQPVPLKKYTFKLKELEDDHKETSKPKAPEKIEKQKELGHPTSGKPNEFDNGVDSPQNDVVQNGSNNDQSVTECSIATTAEFSHDTDATEIDSLDGYDLQDEDDGLTESDSKLAGPAVETKKDVWTTEGILKQTDRCFSQSKLEVIEEEGKVGPEEDKTPSKGPSSDKAGDKSDKKSGAQFFSLEGRHPDRTVFPDSYFSYKVDEEFATPFKTVATKSLDFDPWSNNRGDDEVFETKSREDEAKPFGLAVEDRSQATTPDTTPARTPTDESTPTSEPNPFPFHEGKMFEMTRSGAIDMSKRDFVEERLQFFQIGEHTSEGKSGDKGEGDKSTVTAITQPQAGDSTVETTLERPVETTAVENKPGIQASGDCMEQTLGSNSLEKSSAAVNASKVDPKLRTPIKMGISASTMTLKKDGPGEVTDKIEAVMPSGEGLENETVEVIASSASSQTSCRQTENTDFPKDNFNNNNNLDSSAVPTDDIPCNVVLKEHLEPKCSLQKANQAKSTSGKGTGTTQGHRVRDKQKPHGEQQKSTELVGARGKSKLPVKASSVKQVFSQNNLQSNTGSKAKEASKPDKAKQNNSSPCLEARSRIPVKNTHRSNVARRTPALPKQEQVEKEKPKQLPSKLPVKVRSTSVTMTTVKVKKNQLREVCKHSIEYFKGISGETLKLVDRLSDEEKKMQSEVSDDEEDSTSRNTSLSEATQVYLPSITPKSARDMRTEAASIKSKSEKADSERRRSKRTGPQSPCERTDIRMAIVADHLGLSWTELARELNFSVDEINQIRVENPNSLIAQSFMLLKKWVTRDGKNATTDALTSVLTKINRIDIVTLLEGPIFDYGNISGTRSFADENNVFHDPIDGWQPDSSSVSEAPTSGRRIGGSLLDRLDESSDQCRDSVTSYVKGEAGKPETNGSLSESTSEAKTKSYIQEALNDVGKHSDKETLKTKSQISTGTDEQTLSSAAYQKSLEETSKPTTEGSKTSVPVSVKKMGWSTSEDGKPRTSIQEEEGAVMSEQKGEEAKNIPGESVTEEQFTDEEGNVITRKITRKVVRRVVIPHERKVGEMQGEAYKVKTKKEVRHVEKKSYS